A part of Helicobacter himalayensis genomic DNA contains:
- the lspA gene encoding signal peptidase II — MYAFLAKFLAQSKNLGAKRMLFFLCIALLTFGIDQGLKQLFLNGFSMESSVITFGGRALVFNDGVAFSMFKSLGESLKYLQILLLIVLFCFTFFSGLLAQNLVAFGLVFGAGAGNIIDRFIHGGVVDYIYWHYGFEFAIFNFADVMIDIGVGLVLLGLLLERKKPCDNKQC; from the coding sequence ATGTATGCATTTTTGGCAAAGTTTTTAGCACAAAGTAAGAATCTTGGCGCAAAAAGAATGCTTTTTTTTCTTTGTATCGCGCTTCTTACTTTTGGGATAGATCAAGGACTAAAACAACTTTTCTTAAATGGCTTTAGTATGGAATCTAGTGTTATCACGTTTGGTGGGCGCGCGCTTGTGTTTAATGATGGCGTGGCGTTTTCAATGTTTAAATCTTTGGGTGAGAGTTTGAAATACTTGCAGATTCTCTTGCTTATTGTGCTTTTTTGTTTTACTTTTTTTAGCGGACTTTTGGCGCAAAATCTTGTGGCATTTGGGCTGGTTTTTGGCGCGGGGGCAGGGAATATCATTGATAGATTTATTCATGGTGGCGTGGTGGATTATATATATTGGCATTATGGGTTTGAGTTTGCAATTTTTAATTTTGCAGATGTGATGATTGATATTGGTGTGGGGCTAGTGCTTTTGGGACTTTTGCTTGAGCGCAAAAAGCCCTGTGATAACAAACAATGCTAA
- the glmM gene encoding phosphoglucosamine mutase — protein MSKKSAQKIFGTDGVRGKAGQFLTPNSVIKLGSSAGIFFQKNRQENKQEAYTKKILVGKDTRRSGYMIENALVSSLTSVGYDVIQVGPMPTPAIAFLTEDMRCDAGIMISASHNPYDDNGIKFFDHSGYKLDEDSERKIEAIYADEELQNSHLKVGLEIGNSKRIDDVVGRYIVHIKNSFPKNLTLQGMRIVCDCANGAAYKVAPTIFRELGADVIVINNEPNGHNINEQCGAMYPQILASEVKRYRADIGFALDGDADRLVVADDEGEVVDGDKLLGALALYQKQNGMLKGDKIVATLMSNLALEEFLISHNIGLVRCNVGDKYVIESLKKHKLNFGGENSGHIIFSDYAKTGDGLASALQVLAYLRQSKLKPSIALNPFKLYPSQSLNLNVSQKIPLEQIEGLQEILDSITRAHHRHLVRYSGTENKLRILIEGKDENLLQSQIQELKSFLLKKLA, from the coding sequence ATGAGTAAAAAATCCGCTCAAAAAATTTTTGGCACAGATGGTGTGCGCGGAAAAGCTGGGCAGTTTTTGACGCCAAATTCCGTCATCAAACTTGGCTCAAGTGCTGGAATCTTTTTTCAAAAAAATCGACAAGAGAATAAGCAAGAGGCTTATACAAAGAAGATTTTAGTAGGCAAAGACACACGCCGTAGTGGCTATATGATAGAAAATGCGCTTGTTTCAAGTCTCACTTCAGTAGGCTATGATGTGATACAAGTAGGACCTATGCCAACACCCGCGATTGCCTTTTTGACGGAAGATATGCGCTGTGATGCTGGTATTATGATAAGTGCGAGCCACAATCCCTATGATGATAATGGGATAAAATTTTTCGACCATAGCGGTTATAAGCTTGATGAGGATAGTGAGCGCAAGATTGAGGCGATTTATGCTGATGAAGAGTTGCAAAATTCTCATCTTAAAGTCGGGCTTGAGATTGGCAATTCAAAACGAATCGATGATGTCGTGGGGCGCTACATCGTGCATATCAAAAATTCTTTTCCTAAGAATCTGACTTTACAAGGAATGCGGATAGTGTGTGACTGCGCTAATGGTGCAGCGTATAAAGTCGCACCTACGATATTTAGGGAGCTTGGGGCAGATGTGATTGTGATAAATAACGAGCCAAACGGGCATAATATCAACGAGCAATGCGGTGCGATGTATCCGCAGATTCTAGCTTCTGAAGTTAAGCGTTATAGGGCAGATATTGGCTTTGCGCTCGATGGTGATGCAGATAGGCTCGTGGTGGCTGATGATGAAGGCGAGGTGGTGGATGGCGATAAACTTCTTGGGGCATTAGCGTTGTATCAAAAGCAAAATGGTATGCTTAAAGGTGACAAAATTGTGGCAACTTTGATGAGTAATCTCGCACTTGAAGAATTTCTAATATCCCACAATATAGGGCTTGTGCGTTGCAATGTCGGCGATAAATATGTCATAGAATCACTTAAAAAACACAAGCTAAATTTTGGCGGGGAAAATAGCGGGCATATTATTTTTAGCGATTATGCAAAAACTGGCGATGGGCTTGCTAGCGCGTTGCAGGTGCTTGCGTATCTGCGACAAAGCAAGCTAAAACCTTCAATCGCACTCAATCCATTCAAGCTCTATCCTAGTCAGTCGCTCAATCTCAATGTATCACAAAAAATCCCACTAGAGCAGATTGAAGGCTTGCAAGAAATTTTAGATTCTATCACGCGTGCGCATCATCGCCATTTGGTGCGCTACTCTGGCACGGAAAATAAGCTTAGAATCCTCATTGAAGGCAAAGATGAAAATCTCTTGCAATCCCAAATACAAGAGCTAAAAAGCTTTCTTTTGAAAAAACTTGCCTAG
- the prfA gene encoding peptide chain release factor 1: MLTEKLNPIIARYDEITELLQKPEILADVEKLTTLSKEQSDIEEVAKSAKEYLHTLEQIAQNKVLLEDKELGELAKEELKTLDSQKSQLEEQIKILLIPKDPNDDKSIYLELRAGTGGDEAGIFVGDLFKAYCRYADLQKWKVEIISSSENSVGGYKEIIALIKGKGAYSRLKFEGGTHRVQRVPETESQGRIHTSAITVAIMPEVDAVEVNINPSDLKIDVFRAGGHGGQSVNTTDSAVRITHIPTGISVSMQDEKSQHKNKDKAMKILQARIYEAQLEEQISQNAQARKNQVGSGDRSERIRTYNYPQNRLSDHRINLTLYSLEEIMLAGNLDLVINPLITAAQSEAMGNVQ, encoded by the coding sequence ATGCTAACAGAAAAACTTAATCCAATCATTGCTCGCTATGATGAAATCACCGAGCTTTTGCAAAAGCCTGAAATACTCGCTGATGTAGAAAAGCTCACCACACTAAGCAAAGAGCAAAGCGATATTGAAGAAGTTGCTAAAAGTGCAAAAGAGTATCTCCACACACTAGAGCAAATCGCACAAAATAAGGTTTTGCTCGAGGACAAAGAGCTAGGCGAGCTTGCAAAAGAAGAGCTTAAAACGTTGGATTCTCAAAAATCACAGCTTGAAGAGCAAATTAAAATCCTACTTATCCCCAAAGATCCTAATGATGATAAAAGTATTTATTTGGAGTTGCGCGCGGGCACTGGTGGTGATGAAGCGGGAATCTTTGTGGGCGATTTGTTTAAAGCATATTGTCGCTACGCAGATTTGCAAAAATGGAAGGTGGAAATTATCAGCTCGAGCGAAAATAGTGTCGGTGGCTATAAAGAAATAATCGCGCTAATTAAAGGCAAGGGCGCGTATTCACGCCTTAAGTTTGAAGGTGGGACACATCGCGTCCAGCGCGTGCCAGAGACAGAATCTCAAGGACGCATTCACACTTCTGCAATTACCGTGGCGATTATGCCAGAGGTTGATGCGGTCGAAGTGAATATCAACCCAAGCGACCTCAAAATTGATGTTTTCCGTGCAGGCGGACATGGCGGGCAGTCGGTAAATACGACAGATTCTGCAGTGCGTATCACACACATTCCGACGGGCATTAGCGTGTCAATGCAAGATGAAAAGTCCCAACACAAAAACAAAGACAAGGCGATGAAAATCCTTCAAGCGCGCATTTATGAAGCACAGCTTGAAGAGCAAATCTCCCAAAACGCCCAAGCACGCAAAAATCAAGTCGGCAGTGGCGATAGAAGTGAGAGAATCCGCACCTACAATTATCCGCAAAATCGCCTTAGCGACCATAGAATCAACCTCACGCTTTATAGCCTAGAGGAGATTATGCTCGCGGGCAATTTGGACTTAGTCATAAATCCGCTTATCACCGCCGCACAAAGCGAAGCTATGGGGAATGTGCAATGA
- a CDS encoding sulfite exporter TauE/SafE family protein produces MAYIELLSVFSIAFLGALGHCVGMCGGLVLAYTSMKLSPTNHTTTTTSITNFSDTSASTELHAPYSTKIPTQPTKPTQPTLFCQLRAHCLYIFGRICSYMILGALAGVLGMGFGAILQYKSVLLFALNSLLVIFGLCFIFSPRILRFFEPQIHASPRFSALFSKLLRTHCAFSFFTLGMLNGILPCGIVYYFLLTALSTQSALGGIAIMGVFGLATMCVMLPFSLFASSLIGFLSQKKRIFHILCGVSMSAFGIYNLSKLL; encoded by the coding sequence ATGGCATATATCGAGCTTTTGAGCGTTTTTAGTATCGCATTTTTAGGCGCGCTAGGGCATTGCGTGGGAATGTGTGGCGGGCTTGTGCTTGCCTACACAAGTATGAAGCTCTCCCCCACAAATCACACCACGACAACCACTTCTATCACAAATTTTTCTGACACAAGTGCATCAACAGAACTTCACGCACCATATTCTACAAAGATTCCCACACAACCCACCAAACCCACACAACCCACGCTTTTTTGCCAACTGCGTGCGCATTGTCTTTATATTTTTGGGCGCATTTGTAGCTATATGATTTTGGGCGCGCTGGCTGGTGTGCTTGGTATGGGCTTTGGCGCAATTTTGCAGTATAAAAGTGTGCTATTATTTGCGCTAAATAGCCTTCTTGTGATTTTTGGGCTTTGTTTTATTTTTTCACCTCGCATTTTGCGATTTTTTGAGCCGCAGATTCACGCTTCTCCTAGATTTTCTGCGCTGTTTTCAAAGCTTTTACGCACGCATTGTGCGTTTTCTTTTTTCACACTTGGTATGCTTAATGGAATCTTGCCTTGCGGGATTGTGTATTATTTTTTGCTTACTGCCCTTAGCACACAGAGCGCGCTTGGAGGGATTGCGATAATGGGCGTCTTTGGGCTTGCGACGATGTGTGTAATGCTACCTTTTAGCCTTTTTGCTTCAAGCCTTATAGGATTTTTAAGTCAAAAAAAACGTATTTTTCATATCCTTTGTGGTGTAAGTATGAGCGCCTTTGGGATTTATAACCTTTCAAAACTCCTTTAA
- the rpsT gene encoding 30S ribosomal protein S20 produces MANHKSAQKRIRQTKVRTERNRYYKTKLKNMVRALREALEAKDITKAQECLKVANKEIHKLVSKGILKKNTASRKVSRLNASVKKVALSA; encoded by the coding sequence ATGGCAAATCATAAATCCGCACAAAAGCGTATCAGACAAACAAAAGTAAGAACAGAGCGCAACCGCTACTACAAAACAAAGCTTAAAAATATGGTGCGTGCATTACGCGAAGCTCTCGAGGCAAAAGACATTACAAAAGCGCAAGAGTGTTTGAAGGTCGCAAACAAAGAGATTCACAAACTTGTAAGCAAGGGAATTTTAAAGAAAAATACCGCTTCACGCAAAGTTTCTCGTCTCAATGCGAGTGTGAAAAAAGTCGCACTTAGCGCATAA
- the kdsB gene encoding 3-deoxy-manno-octulosonate cytidylyltransferase: MIIIPARLESTRLPRKVLCEIGGVPMVVRTAQKANEVDEVVVACDDEAILQVCKSYKIPCVLTSKAHTSGTDRCAEAAQKLGLKSDAIIINLQADEPFIETNVLEMLQKLSTESSAFLNTLAKVIEPSQIADTNLVKVLLNAKGEAIYFSRLGIPYSRDGLDSVFIKQNPYLGHLGLYGFRKENLESFCKLPKSPLEYIEKLEQLRAIYHAKTIALKIVQTQSIGIDTAEDLQQAQKYF; the protein is encoded by the coding sequence ATGATTATAATCCCAGCTCGTTTGGAATCTACACGCCTCCCGCGCAAGGTGCTTTGCGAAATAGGTGGTGTGCCTATGGTCGTGCGCACAGCACAAAAAGCAAATGAGGTCGATGAAGTAGTCGTGGCGTGCGATGATGAAGCAATCTTGCAAGTATGCAAAAGCTACAAAATCCCTTGTGTGCTGACTTCAAAAGCACATACGAGTGGCACAGATAGATGTGCTGAAGCGGCGCAAAAACTAGGGCTTAAAAGTGATGCGATTATTATCAATCTGCAAGCAGATGAGCCTTTCATCGAAACTAATGTGCTAGAAATGCTCCAAAAGCTAAGCACAGAATCTAGCGCATTTCTCAATACTCTTGCAAAAGTCATTGAGCCATCACAAATCGCTGATACAAACCTTGTGAAAGTTTTGCTTAATGCTAAAGGTGAGGCGATTTATTTTTCTCGGCTTGGGATTCCTTATAGTCGCGATGGGCTAGATTCTGTGTTTATTAAGCAAAATCCATACCTTGGACATTTGGGGCTTTATGGATTCAGAAAAGAAAATTTGGAAAGTTTTTGCAAGCTTCCAAAAAGCCCACTTGAATATATTGAAAAACTCGAGCAACTCCGCGCAATCTACCACGCAAAAACAATCGCACTTAAAATCGTGCAAACCCAAAGCATAGGCATTGACACAGCAGAAGACTTACAACAAGCGCAAAAATATTTTTGA
- the xseA gene encoding exodeoxyribonuclease VII large subunit, which yields MTLSVSELNTQIKALVESNFLQVSIRGEISNLTIHSSGHIYFSLKDKDSQIRCVLFKGSARNVKFKLENGLKVIAYGSLSLYIPRGEYQIQCVNLSIEGLGELILAYEQLKARLKEKGYFDKATPLPKFPRKIAILTSLSGAAVHDMLKIASKRWNLSQIFLLDTLVQGESAPESIARNIAYIDSFFNTKNAFDVIIIGRGGGSIEDLWAFNTECVAEAIFNARTPIISAVGHESDVVISDFVADMRAPTPSGAMELLLPDKQEWLLRIDEMLDSLHASFLRTLRQKDSSLQNMQALLYAQSFESKNTLQNENLKNLKTMLDSQINALLQEKSHVLESLQAQLQAQIPKIHTQKLALLQSLQYALDSKNPHNLITQGFVQLRKDGKNTTLNALKSGDVINLEDALDSKSAQILP from the coding sequence ATGACACTAAGCGTGAGCGAGCTAAATACCCAAATTAAGGCGCTGGTTGAAAGCAACTTTTTACAAGTAAGCATAAGAGGCGAGATAAGCAATCTCACAATCCATTCCAGCGGACATATATATTTTAGCCTCAAAGATAAAGATTCTCAAATCCGCTGTGTGCTGTTTAAAGGTAGCGCAAGAAATGTGAAGTTTAAACTTGAAAATGGCTTAAAAGTCATCGCGTATGGAAGTCTAAGCCTCTATATCCCGCGTGGGGAATACCAAATCCAATGCGTGAATTTAAGCATTGAGGGTTTGGGCGAACTTATCCTTGCATATGAGCAGCTAAAGGCGCGGCTAAAAGAAAAGGGCTATTTTGACAAAGCTACGCCACTGCCAAAATTCCCGCGCAAAATTGCCATTCTCACTTCTCTAAGCGGTGCGGCAGTCCATGATATGCTAAAAATTGCTTCAAAGCGTTGGAATCTCTCTCAAATCTTTCTCCTTGATACGCTCGTGCAGGGCGAAAGTGCGCCAGAATCCATCGCGCGCAACATTGCATATATCGATAGTTTTTTTAACACGAAAAACGCCTTTGATGTGATAATTATAGGACGTGGTGGGGGAAGCATCGAGGATTTATGGGCGTTTAATACTGAATGTGTGGCGGAGGCGATTTTCAACGCGCGCACGCCGATTATTAGCGCGGTGGGGCACGAAAGCGATGTAGTGATTTCTGATTTTGTCGCGGATATGCGCGCACCCACACCAAGCGGAGCGATGGAGCTACTTTTGCCGGACAAACAAGAGTGGCTTTTGCGTATTGATGAAATGCTAGATTCTCTGCACGCAAGTTTTTTGCGGACATTGAGACAAAAAGATTCTAGTTTGCAAAATATGCAAGCCCTTTTGTACGCACAAAGTTTTGAATCTAAAAATACTCTGCAAAATGAGAATCTTAAGAATCTAAAAACAATGCTTGATTCTCAAATAAACGCGCTACTGCAAGAAAAATCGCACGTTTTGGAATCCTTGCAAGCACAATTGCAGGCACAGATTCCAAAAATCCACACACAAAAACTTGCGCTTTTGCAGTCTTTGCAATACGCCCTTGATTCCAAAAATCCACACAATCTCATCACGCAGGGCTTTGTGCAGTTACGCAAAGATGGTAAAAACACAACATTAAACGCGCTTAAAAGTGGCGATGTGATAAACTTAGAAGACGCGTTAGACTCTAAATCTGCGCAGATTTTACCTTAA
- the acnB gene encoding bifunctional aconitate hydratase 2/2-methylisocitrate dehydratase translates to MSKEQFTQFIAQYNEQKSQRESQGVPPLPLTEEQTRLAIAICKSAESSNEQRAFAKELLIHRVNPGVDDGAKLKAEFLSEILKNTDSKQSGSQVFTPQEAVTYLGTMLGGYNVAPLIEGLKLADSELAKLCAETLKHTLLLYNSFDTIAELSRTNALAKEVLQSYAEAEWFLAKPELEKVIKACVFKIDGETNTDDLSPASDAFTRSDIPLHAKAMLKARVENYEQRISAIKELAKKHNAQVAYTGDVVGTGSSRKSACNSIMWHFGKDIPYIPNKRGGGLVLGSVIAPIFFNTCEDSGALPIVVDVKDLNEGDIIEIHTQEGVIKKDDKQIATFSLTPVTLSDEIRAGGRISLIIGRNLTAKAREFLKLSPSEVFKKPQEPAQKSCGFTQAQKIVGRACGVEGVRPGTYCEPKTTTVGSQDTTGAMTRDEIKELAAISFGADFVMQSFCHTAAYPKPADVSLQATLPSFISSKGGVALRPKDGVIHSWLNRFCLPDTLGTGGDSHTRFPIGISFPAGSGLVAFAAVTGTMPLDMPESVLVRFKGRLNPGITLRDLVNAIPYYAIKQGLLTVEKKGKKNIFSGRILEIEGLGDLKVEQAFELSDASAERSAAACSVRLNKEPIIEYLKSNITLIESMIADGYKDAVTLQRRADKMKEWIKNPVLLEADSDAEYAAVIEIDLSDIKEPILACPNDPDDVATLSEILSNPKRPKNIDEVFIGSCMTNIGHFRAFGEIVKNEGQSKTQIWIAPPTKMDEKELTKEGYLSLFGAAGARLEAPGCSLCMGNQARVRDNAVVFSTSTRNFDNRMGKGAQVYLGSAELGGVCAILGRLPSVEEYLQIVPKKIHGQESSVYTYLNFDKIPDFTL, encoded by the coding sequence ATGAGTAAAGAGCAATTCACGCAGTTCATCGCGCAATACAACGAGCAAAAATCACAACGAGAAAGTCAAGGTGTCCCCCCACTTCCACTTACAGAGGAGCAGACGCGCCTAGCGATTGCAATTTGCAAAAGTGCAGAATCTAGTAATGAGCAGAGGGCATTTGCGAAAGAGCTTCTAATCCACCGCGTAAATCCGGGCGTAGATGATGGCGCAAAACTTAAGGCGGAGTTTTTAAGCGAGATTCTTAAAAATACAGATTCTAAACAGAGTGGTTCTCAGGTTTTTACACCACAAGAAGCCGTTACTTATCTCGGCACAATGCTTGGTGGCTACAATGTCGCGCCACTTATTGAGGGGTTGAAGCTAGCAGATTCCGAGCTTGCAAAGCTTTGCGCGGAGACACTCAAACATACATTGTTGCTTTATAATAGCTTTGATACCATTGCCGAGCTTAGTAGGACAAATGCCCTTGCAAAGGAGGTTTTGCAGTCTTACGCAGAGGCAGAGTGGTTTTTGGCAAAGCCCGAGCTAGAGAAAGTCATCAAAGCCTGTGTTTTCAAAATTGATGGCGAGACAAACACTGATGATTTAAGCCCTGCAAGCGATGCATTCACAAGGAGCGACATTCCTTTACATGCAAAAGCGATGCTAAAAGCACGCGTTGAAAACTATGAACAACGCATTAGTGCCATTAAAGAGCTAGCCAAAAAGCACAACGCGCAAGTTGCCTACACAGGCGATGTGGTCGGTACAGGTAGTAGCCGAAAGTCTGCGTGCAATTCCATTATGTGGCATTTTGGCAAGGATATTCCCTATATCCCAAACAAGCGAGGTGGTGGGCTGGTGCTAGGCTCTGTGATAGCGCCTATTTTCTTTAATACCTGCGAAGATTCTGGTGCGTTGCCGATTGTCGTCGATGTCAAGGATTTGAATGAAGGCGATATTATAGAAATCCACACGCAAGAGGGCGTCATCAAAAAAGATGACAAGCAAATTGCAACATTTAGCCTTACGCCTGTTACGCTAAGTGATGAAATCCGCGCAGGTGGGAGAATTTCTCTCATCATCGGGCGTAATCTCACCGCAAAAGCACGCGAGTTTCTTAAGCTTTCACCAAGCGAAGTGTTTAAAAAACCACAAGAGCCTGCGCAGAAAAGTTGCGGATTTACCCAAGCGCAAAAAATTGTTGGACGTGCTTGTGGTGTTGAGGGCGTGCGTCCGGGCACATATTGCGAGCCAAAAACCACCACTGTTGGTAGTCAAGATACCACAGGTGCAATGACGCGAGATGAGATTAAAGAGCTTGCGGCAATTAGCTTTGGCGCGGATTTTGTGATGCAGAGTTTTTGCCACACAGCCGCGTATCCAAAGCCCGCTGATGTGAGCTTACAGGCGACTTTGCCAAGCTTTATCTCATCAAAAGGCGGTGTGGCATTGCGTCCAAAAGATGGCGTGATACACTCGTGGCTTAATAGATTCTGTCTGCCTGATACACTCGGCACGGGTGGGGATTCTCATACGCGCTTTCCTATCGGTATTTCATTCCCCGCAGGAAGCGGGCTTGTGGCATTTGCGGCGGTGACTGGCACTATGCCACTTGATATGCCAGAATCCGTGCTTGTACGCTTTAAAGGTAGGCTTAATCCGGGCATTACTTTGCGCGATTTGGTCAATGCTATCCCCTACTATGCGATAAAACAAGGGCTTTTGACCGTGGAGAAAAAGGGCAAGAAAAATATTTTTAGCGGGAGAATCTTAGAGATTGAGGGCTTGGGCGATTTGAAAGTCGAGCAAGCTTTTGAGCTAAGCGATGCAAGTGCGGAGCGCAGTGCTGCTGCGTGTAGCGTGCGTTTAAACAAAGAGCCAATTATTGAGTATCTTAAATCAAATATTACGCTTATTGAATCTATGATTGCAGATGGCTATAAGGATGCTGTGACCCTGCAACGTCGTGCGGATAAGATGAAAGAGTGGATTAAAAATCCGGTGCTTTTAGAGGCAGATTCTGATGCGGAGTATGCGGCGGTGATTGAGATTGATTTGAGTGATATTAAAGAACCAATTTTGGCGTGTCCAAATGACCCTGATGATGTGGCGACGTTGAGTGAGATTCTAAGTAATCCTAAGCGCCCAAAAAATATCGATGAGGTGTTTATCGGAAGCTGTATGACAAATATTGGGCATTTTCGCGCTTTTGGGGAGATAGTCAAAAATGAGGGGCAGAGCAAGACGCAAATTTGGATAGCACCACCAACAAAAATGGACGAAAAAGAGCTCACAAAAGAGGGCTATCTTTCGCTTTTTGGCGCGGCTGGTGCGCGGCTGGAGGCACCGGGTTGTAGCCTATGTATGGGAAATCAAGCACGTGTGAGGGATAATGCGGTAGTGTTTTCTACTTCAACGCGTAATTTTGATAATCGTATGGGCAAAGGTGCGCAGGTGTATTTAGGAAGTGCGGAACTTGGTGGAGTTTGTGCGATTTTGGGGCGTTTGCCGAGTGTGGAGGAATACCTACAAATCGTCCCTAAGAAAATCCACGGACAGGAATCAAGTGTTTATACTTATCTCAACTTTGACAAAATCCCGGATTTCACACTTTAA
- the ppa gene encoding inorganic diphosphatase: protein MNLDKIKVGSNPDAINAVIEIPYGSNIKYEVDKESGAVVVDRVMYSAMFYPANYGFVPNTLADDGDPVDILVLNEYPLQAGSVIKCRLIGVLIMEDESGMDEKLLSVPVSKIDPRYEKIQTYQDLPQITLDRIKNFFETYKILEPNKWVKVKDFKGIDEAKQILESSIQNAKK from the coding sequence ATGAACTTAGACAAAATCAAAGTAGGCTCAAACCCTGACGCTATTAATGCGGTAATCGAAATCCCCTATGGCTCAAATATTAAATACGAAGTCGATAAAGAATCTGGTGCAGTGGTGGTTGATCGCGTAATGTATAGCGCGATGTTTTACCCAGCAAACTATGGCTTTGTGCCGAATACGCTCGCAGATGATGGCGATCCTGTGGATATACTTGTGTTAAATGAGTATCCATTACAGGCTGGAAGTGTGATTAAATGCCGACTTATCGGCGTGCTCATAATGGAAGATGAAAGCGGAATGGACGAAAAACTCCTAAGTGTGCCGGTTTCAAAGATAGATCCTCGTTATGAAAAAATCCAAACCTACCAAGATTTACCACAAATCACGCTTGATAGGATTAAAAATTTCTTTGAGACTTACAAAATCCTAGAGCCAAACAAATGGGTGAAAGTAAAGGATTTTAAAGGAATAGATGAGGCAAAGCAGATTCTAGAATCTAGCATTCAAAACGCCAAAAAGTAA
- a CDS encoding adenylate kinase yields the protein MKQIFLIIGAPGSGKTTDAQIIAKNNTDKIVHYSTGDLLREEVASGSERGKLIDSFVGKGNLVPLEIVVSTIVGAIKNAPKDVILIDGYPRSVEQMEALDSELKAHSDVKLKSVIEVVVSEQVARDRVLGRARGADDNEQVFNNRISVYLAPLQAIEGFYSKEGLLHKINGERTIEEIVSDMNAHILSKL from the coding sequence GAAAACCACGGACGCACAAATCATTGCAAAAAACAATACTGATAAAATTGTGCATTATTCCACAGGTGATTTATTACGCGAGGAAGTGGCAAGCGGAAGTGAGAGGGGCAAGCTTATTGATAGCTTTGTGGGTAAAGGCAATCTCGTGCCACTTGAAATTGTGGTGAGCACGATTGTCGGGGCGATTAAAAATGCACCAAAAGATGTGATTTTGATTGATGGCTATCCGCGCAGTGTGGAGCAAATGGAAGCGCTAGATTCTGAGCTTAAAGCGCATAGTGATGTAAAGCTAAAAAGTGTTATTGAAGTGGTTGTCAGTGAGCAGGTGGCGCGTGATAGAGTGCTAGGGCGCGCGCGTGGGGCTGATGACAATGAGCAGGTTTTCAATAATCGTATCAGTGTGTATCTCGCGCCACTTCAGGCGATAGAGGGGTTTTATAGCAAAGAGGGCTTGTTGCACAAAATCAATGGTGAGCGCACGATAGAAGAGATTGTGAGCGATATGAACGCGCATATACTCTCTAAATTATAG